One Oncorhynchus keta strain PuntledgeMale-10-30-2019 chromosome 23, Oket_V2, whole genome shotgun sequence DNA segment encodes these proteins:
- the zgc:92591 gene encoding late histone H2B.L4, with protein sequence MSNDVTKKKGKAVGEKKTKRKAKRRETYAVYIYKVLKQVHPDTGISSRAMSIMNSFVNDVFERIATEASRLTQYNKRSTITSREVQTAVRLLLPGELAKHAVSEGTKAVTKYTSSK encoded by the exons ATGAGTAACGATGTAACCAAGAAGAAGGGAAAGGCAGTCGGGGAGAAAAAGACTAAAAGAAAAGCCAAGCGGAGAGAGACTTATGCAGTGTATATCTATAAAGTTTTGAAGCAG GTCCATCCTGACACTGGCATTTCCAGCAGAGCAATGAGCATAATGAATTCCTTCGTCAATGACGTATTTGAGCGCATTGCAACTGAGGCATCTCGTCTGACCCAGTACAACAAACGCTCAACCATCACCAGCCGAGAGGTACAGACCGCAGTCCGACTCTTGCTACCTGGAGAGCTGGCCAAGCACGCTGTGTCAGAGGGCACCAAAGCTGTCACCAAATACACTAGTTCAAAGTAG